CGCGATCGAGCCGCGGGCATGGAGCGCACCGACCGGGTAGCGCCCGTGTGCCCCGATGACTTCGAACGCCGCCTCGTCGAGTTCCAGCCACTGCCGGTAGAGGACGGCGAGCCGAGCGAACGCCGCACCCGCGAGGTGCGCGTCGACGGCCTCGACTCGGTCGGGATGGACCTGCGCGGCGAGCCGGTGATAGATCCGGCGGGCGGCCGCGCGGGCCGTGGAATCGGTTGCGGCGGAACCGAACAGATCTTCCGGCCGCTGTGCCGCCTGGATGGTCTCCGCGGTCTCTCGCGCTGTCGTCATAGTTTTAGGCTAGACGACTAAAATTGAGTCCGAAAGCGATTTCGGAGACTTTTTGTCGCTAGGGCAAAAAGTCTGATCGCAGGGGCGGGGCCGAGTTGGCCCCTGGCAGCGCTGGCGCTAGGGTGAGAGAAAATGTGTCTTTGACTCTCACCGAGGAGATCATGATGACTGCCGCCGACTCGACGACGGATGCCGCGACGCGCCTGCGCGCGCTGATCGCGGCCGACGCCACCGCCGCCGAGGCGTGGGAGCTGTTCGACAGCCTGCCGGCCGTGCGGGTCGAGGACATCACCACCGGGCGGTGGCGCGGCGCGGAGGTGGGCACCGGGCACCCCTGGGACGGCATGCTGGTCGAAAGCGGCTGGTACGGCAAACAATTCGACAGCGCCGACAGCGTCCAGCCACTGCTGTTCACCGCGCCCGACGGCGAGATCTTCCCGGTCGACCCGCGCCGGGTGCCGCTGTTCCTGGCGGGCAAGGTGCCGGTGTCGGCGCTGCGCCCGGTGCGCCGCTCGCTCGGGGTGCTGCGGACCGTGCTGCGCACCACCACCCCGCGCGCCCGGCTGCGGAATCTGGAGTTCCGTGGAAAGTCCAGTGCGGCAATGATCTACGACCACCTGCCGATCATCGACATCTTCCGCCGGGTCGACCACGACACCCTGCTCGGCGTCATGGATATGCGCGGATTGCGTGAGCCGTACTTCTTCGTCCTCTACCGCGACCGCTGACCCGGCCGCGCGAAGCGACTGTGCCCGAGTCGAACTCGGCCTACCATCGACGGTGATGGTCTTCGACTCGGGAGGTCCCGATGAACCGTACGACCTGTCTCGTCGCCGGTGGCGGCCCGGCCGGAATGTTCCTGGGGCTCATGCTGGCCCGCGCCGGCGTGGATGTCACGGTGCTCGAGAAACACGGGGACTTCCTGCGCGACTTCCGCGGCGACACCGTGCATCCCACCACCCTGGAGCTGATCGACGCCCTCGGCCTGCGCGAGGATTTCGTGAAACTGCCGCAGCGCCGCCTCAACGACGTCCAGATCCCCATCGGCGGCCGCATGGTGCCGCTGGCCACCTTCACTCGCATTCCGGGCCGGCACAAATACCTGGCCATGGTCCCGCAGTGGGATCTGCTGGACCTGCTGGCCCGCGCCGGTGACATCGAACCGGCCTTCCGGCTGCGGATGAACACCGAGGTGACCGGACTCGTCCACGAGGGCGACCGGGTCGCCGGGGTCCGCTATCGCACGAAAGCCGGTGACCAGGACGAGATTCGAGCGGATCTCACAGTGGCCTGCGACGGTCGTGGCTCGATCCTGCGGGCGGCCGCCGGGCTCGCCGTGCGCGACTGGGCGACCCCGTTCGACGTCTGGTGGTTCCGGATTCCCCGCCACGGCACGGACCCGGCCGGACTGATCCCGGTCGTCAGCGGGGATCGTGTGGCGATCCTGTTCGATCGCGGCGACTACTGGCAGAGCGCCACCCTCGTCGCCAAGGGCAGCGACCCGCACACGCGAGCGAGTCAGCCCGTCGGTGTCATCATGCGAGAGCTGGCGGAGGTGGTGCCGTGGCTGGCCGACCGGGTCGACGCCCTGCACGGCTGGGACGAGGTGAAGCTGCTGGACGTCAAACTGGATCGGCTCGACCGCTGGTACACCGACGGCCTGCTGTGTCTCGGCGACGCGGCGCACGCCATGTCCCCGGTCGGTGGTGTCGGCATCAATCTCGCCGTGCAGGACGCGGTCGCCGCCGCCCGCATTCTCGGCCCGAAGCTGTTGTCGCGCACCGTGACCACCGCGGATCTGGCCCGCGTGCAACGCCGCCGCCTCCTGCCGACGGCGATCATCCAGGGCTTGCAGCGCGCCGC
This sequence is a window from Nocardia yunnanensis. Protein-coding genes within it:
- a CDS encoding DUF4334 domain-containing protein, translating into MSLTLTEEIMMTAADSTTDAATRLRALIAADATAAEAWELFDSLPAVRVEDITTGRWRGAEVGTGHPWDGMLVESGWYGKQFDSADSVQPLLFTAPDGEIFPVDPRRVPLFLAGKVPVSALRPVRRSLGVLRTVLRTTTPRARLRNLEFRGKSSAAMIYDHLPIIDIFRRVDHDTLLGVMDMRGLREPYFFVLYRDR
- a CDS encoding FAD-dependent oxidoreductase, which encodes MNRTTCLVAGGGPAGMFLGLMLARAGVDVTVLEKHGDFLRDFRGDTVHPTTLELIDALGLREDFVKLPQRRLNDVQIPIGGRMVPLATFTRIPGRHKYLAMVPQWDLLDLLARAGDIEPAFRLRMNTEVTGLVHEGDRVAGVRYRTKAGDQDEIRADLTVACDGRGSILRAAAGLAVRDWATPFDVWWFRIPRHGTDPAGLIPVVSGDRVAILFDRGDYWQSATLVAKGSDPHTRASQPVGVIMRELAEVVPWLADRVDALHGWDEVKLLDVKLDRLDRWYTDGLLCLGDAAHAMSPVGGVGINLAVQDAVAAARILGPKLLSRTVTTADLARVQRRRLLPTAIIQGLQRAAHARVVRPAVAGRLTVSNASETPLALRIFRHLPVLRSLPTFLVARGVIPERVPDFARRA